A DNA window from Novosphingobium sp. RL4 contains the following coding sequences:
- the secF gene encoding protein translocase subunit SecF yields the protein MKLLKLIPDHTNIHFLRWQWPFFITNILAMAASVVLLFTYGLNLGVDFVGGQMIRVTFEQSATAPVAKLRDSVDSLGFGEPVIQTFGKPNEVSVRMKLPEGSEDNPKLADGMARKITAKVRQDFADARVDGVDSVSGKVSGELFHTGMLALGLAMVFISIYIWIRFEWQFAVGALFALVQDILLTVGMFSLTQMEFDLNIVAALLTLLGYSLNDKIVVYDRIRENMKKHRRMPMNELLDLSVNETLSRTIATSLSVLIMLVSLLALGPDVIFGITAAITLGIFIGTYSSIFMSAPILVWLGVKSDTFVKQESEIDRQDRLARERGAQP from the coding sequence ATGAAGCTCCTCAAGCTCATTCCCGATCACACGAACATCCACTTCCTTCGTTGGCAGTGGCCGTTCTTCATCACCAACATCCTGGCGATGGCCGCCTCGGTCGTTCTGCTGTTCACATACGGGCTCAACCTGGGCGTCGACTTCGTCGGCGGCCAGATGATCCGCGTGACCTTCGAACAGAGCGCGACCGCTCCGGTCGCCAAGCTGCGCGACAGCGTCGATTCGCTCGGCTTCGGCGAGCCGGTCATCCAGACTTTCGGCAAGCCGAACGAGGTCTCGGTCCGCATGAAGCTGCCGGAAGGTTCGGAGGACAATCCGAAGCTGGCTGACGGCATGGCCCGCAAGATCACCGCCAAGGTCCGTCAGGACTTCGCGGACGCCCGCGTCGACGGTGTCGACTCGGTCTCCGGCAAGGTTTCGGGCGAGCTGTTCCACACCGGTATGCTGGCGCTCGGTCTCGCCATGGTGTTCATCTCGATCTACATCTGGATCCGCTTCGAGTGGCAGTTCGCGGTCGGCGCGCTCTTCGCGCTGGTGCAGGATATCCTGCTGACCGTGGGCATGTTCTCGCTCACCCAGATGGAATTCGACCTCAACATCGTCGCGGCTCTGCTGACGCTGCTGGGTTACTCGCTGAACGACAAGATCGTCGTCTACGACCGTATCCGCGAGAACATGAAGAAGCACCGGCGCATGCCGATGAACGAACTGCTCGACCTCTCGGTGAACGAGACGCTGTCGCGCACGATCGCGACTTCGCTGTCGGTTCTCATCATGCTGGTCTCGTTGCTGGCGCTTGGTCCCGATGTGATCTTCGGCATCACCGCCGCCATCACGCTGGGTATCTTCATCGGCACTTACAGCTCGATCTTCATGTCCGCGCCGATCCTGGTCTGGTTGGGCGTGAAGTCGGATACCTTCGTGAAGCAGGAAAGCGAGATTGACCGTCAGGACCGCCTCGCCCGCGAGCGTGGCGCGCAGCCCTGA
- the secD gene encoding protein translocase subunit SecD yields MLEFPTWKKLWYWGLTIVIALCAVPSLVSLTNARWPSFLPEPKINLGLDLAGGSRLLLEANRQQVVQQRLEGMEESVRTRLRQASPAIAIGDFSSTGGQLAFTVRDPSQVDAAREAILPLTSGAGLTGQRDWDITVQDGTRFILVPTQAGIDLAISNAMETAVEVVRKRIDALGTKEPDIRRLGGTRIDVQVPGLQDPQALKNLLGQTAKLEFKMVDETAVPSDIAKGIVPPGDELVPWADPSAPGSGGVPVLAVKRLGGIKGDELTDAKQAFEPKTNAAVVSITFNQQGGEKFAKLTTENVNKRFAIILDGKVLSAPSINEPILGGSAQISGSFNVQSATQLAIALRSGALPVDLTVVEERTVGPDLGADSIQKGVVAMGVGTVLLMLFIFLTYGRFGAYANLALIFNVLMILGIMAVLGTTLTLPGIAGFVLTIGAAVDANVLINERIREERHRGRRVVQSVELGYKEASRAIFDANITNSIAAVLMFAFGSGPVRGFAVVLMIGIVTSVFTAVTMSRMWVAGWLRRTRPSDLNV; encoded by the coding sequence ATGCTCGAATTTCCCACCTGGAAGAAGCTCTGGTACTGGGGCCTGACGATTGTCATCGCCCTCTGCGCCGTGCCCTCGCTGGTCTCGCTGACCAACGCGCGCTGGCCCAGTTTCCTGCCCGAGCCCAAGATCAATCTCGGCCTCGACCTTGCCGGCGGAAGCCGCCTCCTGCTGGAGGCCAATCGCCAGCAGGTCGTGCAGCAGCGCCTCGAAGGCATGGAAGAATCCGTGCGCACGCGCCTGCGCCAGGCCTCCCCGGCCATCGCCATCGGCGATTTCTCCAGCACCGGCGGCCAGCTTGCCTTTACCGTGCGCGATCCCTCGCAGGTCGATGCGGCGCGCGAGGCGATCCTGCCGCTGACCTCCGGCGCAGGCCTTACCGGCCAGCGTGACTGGGACATCACGGTTCAGGACGGCACCCGCTTCATCCTCGTGCCGACGCAGGCGGGTATCGACCTTGCGATCAGCAATGCGATGGAAACCGCGGTCGAGGTGGTGCGCAAGCGTATCGACGCGCTGGGCACCAAGGAGCCCGACATCCGCCGCCTCGGCGGCACGCGCATCGACGTGCAGGTTCCGGGCCTTCAGGACCCGCAGGCGCTCAAGAACCTGCTCGGCCAGACCGCGAAGCTCGAATTCAAGATGGTCGACGAGACCGCCGTGCCCAGCGACATCGCCAAGGGCATCGTGCCCCCGGGTGACGAACTGGTGCCATGGGCCGATCCGAGCGCGCCCGGTTCGGGCGGCGTTCCGGTCCTGGCCGTCAAGCGCCTCGGCGGCATCAAGGGTGACGAACTGACCGACGCCAAGCAGGCCTTCGAACCGAAGACCAACGCGGCTGTCGTCTCGATCACGTTCAACCAGCAGGGCGGCGAGAAGTTCGCCAAGCTGACCACCGAGAACGTGAACAAGCGCTTCGCCATCATCCTTGATGGCAAGGTGCTTTCCGCGCCCAGCATCAACGAACCGATTCTTGGCGGCAGCGCCCAGATTTCGGGCAGCTTCAACGTCCAGTCGGCCACCCAGCTCGCCATTGCGCTGCGTTCGGGTGCGCTTCCGGTCGACCTCACCGTGGTGGAGGAACGCACCGTCGGGCCTGACCTCGGCGCCGATTCGATCCAGAAGGGCGTCGTCGCCATGGGCGTCGGCACCGTGCTGCTGATGCTGTTCATCTTCCTGACCTATGGGCGCTTCGGCGCTTATGCGAACCTGGCCCTGATCTTCAACGTGCTGATGATCCTGGGCATCATGGCCGTGCTGGGAACGACGCTGACACTGCCCGGCATCGCCGGCTTCGTGCTCACCATCGGTGCTGCGGTGGACGCCAACGTGCTCATCAACGAGCGCATCCGCGAGGAACGCCATCGCGGACGCCGCGTCGTGCAGTCGGTGGAACTGGGTTACAAGGAGGCGAGCCGCGCCATCTTCGACGCCAATATCACCAACTCCATTGCCGCCGTGCTGATGTTCGCCTTCGGTTCGGGCCCGGTTCGCGGTTTTGCCGTCGTTCTCATGATCGGCATCGTCACCTCGGTGTTCACCGCGGTCACGATGAGCCGGATGTGGGTTGCGGGCTGGCTGCGTCGCACCCGTCCCAGCGACCTGAACGTATAA